From Candidatus Paceibacterota bacterium:
AAGCCAGATCGAGATATAGGTTTATCTCATGAAGGAAACCTATGACGTTCTGATCATAGGTTCTGGTTTTGCGGGATCCGTCGCTGCGCTTCGCCTCGCGGAAAAGGGATACAGCGTTGCTGTCCTTGAAGCGGGGCGTCGCTTTACTGACGAGGATTTCCCCAAAACGTCGTGGCGGCTCAATAAATTTCTCTTCGCGCCGCGGCTCGGTCTTATCGGTCTACAGAGGATTCACTACCTACCCAATGCGCTCATTCTTGCGGGCGCCGGAGTCGGTGGCGGATCTCTGATCTATGCAAACACTCTTTATCAACCGGGAGACAAATACTTCTCGGATCCCCAATGGTCGTCGATCACTGATTGGAAGAGCGAACTAGATCCATTTTATGACCAAGCTCGACGGATGCTTGGAGTGACACAGAATCCGTACTTCTCTCCGAGTGACCAGGCGATGAAAAATGTGGCGGAGGCAATGGGGGTCGGTGAGACCTTCCAACTCGCGCCGCTTGGAATCTTCTTTGGTAAAGAGAAGGTGAGTGATCCGTATTTCGGAGGCGTCGGACCTGATCGCAACGGATGCATCCAATGTGGTGGATGCATGACTGGATGCCGACACAATGCAAAAAACACTCTGCCGAAAAATTATCTCGGATTGGCAGAACGAGCAGGAGTCACAGTTCATCCACGTACAACAGTGACAAAAATTGAACAGGTCAATAGAGATTGGAAAGTGACTGCAGTAAAAACCGGACCTTTCCCATCGAAGAATCGAATCTTCCACGCCCGCGATGTCATTGTCGCCGCCGGAACGTACAACACTCAGAAGTTGCTCCATCGAATGAAATCAGATCAGATACTTCCCGAACTCTCTGACCGGCTCGGCGATCTTTCTCGAACAAACAGTGAATCGCTAGTTGGTGCCACCATGCCCAATACTGATATCGACTTCAGCGAGGGGTCAGCAATCACGTCCTCCTTTTTCCCAAATGAGCAGACGCATATCGAGCCGGTGAGATATGGGAAAGGAAGTAATTTGATGGGATTGCTTCAAACAATCATGACGGAGGGATCAACATCGGGTGCGCGTCGACGTCAGTGGGTCTCCAAATTCCTGAAGAATCCCTCATTACTTCTTAAAGCGCTTAATGTTCGGTGCTGGAGTGAGCGGACGGTCATCGCGTTGGTCATGCAAAATGTGGATTCTTGGATCAGAGTCC
This genomic window contains:
- a CDS encoding GMC family oxidoreductase, which translates into the protein MKETYDVLIIGSGFAGSVAALRLAEKGYSVAVLEAGRRFTDEDFPKTSWRLNKFLFAPRLGLIGLQRIHYLPNALILAGAGVGGGSLIYANTLYQPGDKYFSDPQWSSITDWKSELDPFYDQARRMLGVTQNPYFSPSDQAMKNVAEAMGVGETFQLAPLGIFFGKEKVSDPYFGGVGPDRNGCIQCGGCMTGCRHNAKNTLPKNYLGLAERAGVTVHPRTTVTKIEQVNRDWKVTAVKTGPFPSKNRIFHARDVIVAAGTYNTQKLLHRMKSDQILPELSDRLGDLSRTNSESLVGATMPNTDIDFSEGSAITSSFFPNEQTHIEPVRYGKGSNLMGLLQTIMTEGSTSGARRRQWVSKFLKNPSLLLKALNVRCWSERTVIALVMQNVDSWIRVRGKQGRFSWRLTSENSDEHPNATWIPEGNETARAIAKKYKGVAMGHLGDLIDAPFTAHFVGGVVIGESPEKGVVDPYHRVWNYTSLHVIDGSTITANLGVNPALTITAQAERALSFWPNRGEKDLRPLQSENYRRLDPVKPLHPIVPIGAPGELRVSPKGSAHDE